CGACCTCGACGTCCTCCGACTGGACGGAGCGGGGCAGGTACAGCTTGATCGTCGTGCCCTCGCCGACCTCCGAATAGATTTTCACATGGCCGCCGGACTGTTTGACGAACCCATAGACCATCGACAGGCCAAGGCCCGATCCCTTGCCCTCGCTCTTGGTCGAGAAGAACGGCTCGAACACCTTGTCGATGATGTCGGGGCTCATGCCGCTGCCCGTATCGCTGACCGCGAGCATGACATACTGACCCGGCTCCACCTCGTCGTGCAGCCGCGCATAATCGTCGTCGAGATGCGCATTGGCGAGTTCGATGGTCAGCTTGCCCTGACCGTTCATCGCGTCGCGCGCGTTGATCGCGAGGTTGAGCAGCGCATTTTCGATCTGCACGGGATCGATGAAGCAGTTCCACAGTCCGCCGCCGAACACCGTCTCCACCTCGATCCCCTCGCCGATCGCGCGGCGGAGCAGGTCGTCCATGCCCTGGACGAAGCGCGTGACGTTGACGACCTTGGGCTCGAGCGCCTGCCGCCGGCCGAAAGCCAGCAGCTGCGCGGCGAGCTTCGATCCGCGCGACACGCCAGCCATTGCGTTGCTGACGCGGCGTTCGGCGCGCTCGTTGCCGGCGATATCCTTGGCGAGCAGCTGGAGGTTGCCCGACACGACCTGCAGCAGGTTGTTGAAATCGTGCGCGACGCCGCCGGTCAGCTTGCCGATCGTCTCCATCTTCTGCGCCTGCGCCAGTGCGGCTTCCGCGGCGCGGCGCTCGCCGATCTCGGCAATGACGCGCGCCTCGAGATTCTCGTTGAGCTGGCGCAATTGCTCTTCGGCGCGCTCGCGGTGGCGCACCTGCCGCGCCAGCGCGTCGGCATGATCGCGCAGCGCGGTTTCGGCCGCGCGCTGTTCCGTGATGTCGGTATGGACCCCCACCCATTCGACGATCGTACCCTCGGCATCCTTGATCGGCAGGCCGCGGATCAGGCAGTTGCGCCACGCCCCGTCATGCCGGCGCACCCGATGTTCGAACACGAAGATCGATCGCGCCGCCACGGCCGCTTCCCAGGCGACGACGGTCGGCTGCGCATCGTCGGGGTGCACCGCGTTGCTCCAGCCGTAACCGGTATATTCCTCAGGCGTCTGGCCGGTCAGCGCCTGCCAGCCCGGCTGCGGGCCCTCCATCCGGCCATCGGCGGTATTGGTCCACAGCACGCCGTGCACCGCCTCCATCGCCGCGCGGAACCGCTCGTTGCTGACGCGTATCGCCGCCTCGCGGCGCGAGCGTTCCTCGACGTCGGTGGCAAGGACATGGAAGCCCGCGATCGTCCCGTCCGCGGCGACGCGCGGCAGATAGCGGATCTCTGCACGGCGCAGCGTCCCGTCGCGGTGGGGCAGCGTGCCTTCCGACACGATCGCCTCCCCCGCGAGCGCCCGTTCGATCAGCGGCAGTCGTTCGGCATAGGTGTCCTCGCCGATTACCGCGCGCAGATGCCGGCCGATGATCCCTTCCGGCGGCGTGCCGAACCACTCCTCGTAGAAACGATTGGCGAAACGGTAGATGCCGTCGCGATCGACATAAGACACCAGCACCGGCAGCGCGTCGGTGATCGTGCGCAATTCCGTCGCGCTCGCCGTGGCTGCCGATTCCGCCGCGACACGGGCGGTGTTGTCGATCACCGTGCACATCACGCCGCCGACCGTGCCGTCGCGCTGGAAGATCGGCGTGTAGAACAGGTCGAACTGCAGCGTCTCGGGCGACTGTCCGTCGCGATTGAGCGTCAGCGGCTGGTCGTGATAGGCGACGATCTCGCCGGCCATGCCGCGATCCAGGATCGCGCGGTTCCAATCCCAGATCTCGGGCCACACCTCTGCCACCCGTCCGCCCATCGCCTGGGGGTGATGGGCGCCGGCGATCGCGATATAGCCGTCGTTGTACAGCATCACATGCTCGGCCCCCCACATCAGGACCTTGGGCACGGGCGAATTGACGATGTTGGACACGGTGGTGCGGAGCGCTTCCGACCAATCGTCGACCGGGCCGAGCGGCGTCGCGCTCCAGTCGCGCTCGCGGATCAGCCGTCCGCATTCGCCGCCGCCGATCGGGAATCCGCCGCGCGGGACGGGCGGGCGTCCCGCCTCGCCGCGTTCGCGGAGCAGCTTCAGCGCGGTGCGCACCACCTCGCTGGCGTTGCCATAGTCGCCGGAAGCAAGTTCGGCGTCGATGAATCCATCGAGTTCGGCGGTGAGCGAGATGTTGCGCGACGGACGAGTGGCCATTGTGACGCGATGCCGCTGTGACATTCCTGTGTCAACAGATGGCAGGCATGCGTCGTCGTTCCGGTATGGACGCACGGTGGTTCGGGGGTAGAAGGCGGGCATGACGACGGATGTGATCATCTACATCGCCGGTACGGTCGGGCGGCTGCGGCTCAACCGACCCCGTGCCCTGCACGCGCTCAACGCCGGCATGTGCGAATCGTTGCTCGCCGCGCTCGAGAAATGGCGTAGCGACCCGGCAGTCGTCGCGGTGATCCTCGACCATGCGCCGGCGCCCGATGGCGATCCGAAGCTGTCGCGCGGCTTCTGCGCGGGTGGCGACATCCGTCTGATCGCCGACAGCGGGGCGGGCGATGGCGAGGCGGCGCGCGCCTTCTTCCACCTCGAATACCGGCTCAACCACGCGCTCT
This portion of the Sphingomonas sp. FARSPH genome encodes:
- a CDS encoding hybrid sensor histidine kinase/response regulator; translated protein: MATRPSRNISLTAELDGFIDAELASGDYGNASEVVRTALKLLRERGEAGRPPVPRGGFPIGGGECGRLIRERDWSATPLGPVDDWSEALRTTVSNIVNSPVPKVLMWGAEHVMLYNDGYIAIAGAHHPQAMGGRVAEVWPEIWDWNRAILDRGMAGEIVAYHDQPLTLNRDGQSPETLQFDLFYTPIFQRDGTVGGVMCTVIDNTARVAAESAATASATELRTITDALPVLVSYVDRDGIYRFANRFYEEWFGTPPEGIIGRHLRAVIGEDTYAERLPLIERALAGEAIVSEGTLPHRDGTLRRAEIRYLPRVAADGTIAGFHVLATDVEERSRREAAIRVSNERFRAAMEAVHGVLWTNTADGRMEGPQPGWQALTGQTPEEYTGYGWSNAVHPDDAQPTVVAWEAAVAARSIFVFEHRVRRHDGAWRNCLIRGLPIKDAEGTIVEWVGVHTDITEQRAAETALRDHADALARQVRHRERAEEQLRQLNENLEARVIAEIGERRAAEAALAQAQKMETIGKLTGGVAHDFNNLLQVVSGNLQLLAKDIAGNERAERRVSNAMAGVSRGSKLAAQLLAFGRRQALEPKVVNVTRFVQGMDDLLRRAIGEGIEVETVFGGGLWNCFIDPVQIENALLNLAINARDAMNGQGKLTIELANAHLDDDYARLHDEVEPGQYVMLAVSDTGSGMSPDIIDKVFEPFFSTKSEGKGSGLGLSMVYGFVKQSGGHVKIYSEVGEGTTIKLYLPRSVQSEDVEVVTDTGPAIGGTETVLVVEDDDEVRATVVEMLGDLGYRVLKAVDAQSALNVIESGIPIDMLFTDVVMPGTLKSPELARKAKERLPDLAVLFTSGYTENSIVHGGRLDAGVELLSKPYTREALARKFRHVLANQRQRTQSLEARAMASAPAPLRPQPAGQGQVTVLLVEDDAVIRGTTAELLQQGGYVVVDAASAEDAMTALQTVPIDVLVTDVNLPGISGPEFAQKARALRSDVGIVFATGDVAGVPATRDAVLLAKPYGLETLQAAIAGAIGRDASAPPVDAAASRKLEREAD